A region of Euryarchaeota archaeon DNA encodes the following proteins:
- a CDS encoding ATP-binding protein has translation MDQLGRIVGNSVNEITFRAPPDKRVNVGDILVAEAMTPSGNGDAGHEAFLLRVVNVAYGAESAGPEWVERTAGNMITLDAAGTGHELVDRERRLFKLGITTPLGIVRDGVFRKAKTLPPHFSRVRRANVSDFAFFEQYAGDVEVGFLRSGDDTIEFPVGIPGDRSFQYHVGVFATTGMGKSNLMKVLAGSCLSLGKYGLLIFDPHGEYYDGGGGGRSGLIHHPLAAKNLVVYSTRKLRGAYNKLTLSAHEIEISDLRNLFEFSQPQVDFMDAAKARYGKAWFVEVGEKNEPQLQGEVAGNFHEGTISVVKRKIRRLVKNGLVHRDAEVTVSSRIIRELRAGKVVLIDTGGLTESEELLVATVLARAVFEANRNSFGEPEFETFPPVLVTLEEAQRVLGKGTSGSANVFAQIAREGRKFKTGICAVTQQPKLLDTEVISQFNTLFILGLSDKRDRDILQDSAKQDITRLETEIQMLMPGEAIITSPYTPFAVPATIHLYETWLQSLPKAQVAPMRVVEVKEDFF, from the coding sequence GTGGACCAACTCGGGCGCATCGTCGGCAACTCCGTGAACGAGATCACGTTCAGGGCGCCACCTGACAAGCGCGTGAACGTTGGGGACATTCTCGTGGCGGAGGCGATGACGCCATCAGGGAACGGCGACGCCGGCCACGAGGCGTTCCTTTTGCGCGTCGTCAACGTCGCGTACGGCGCCGAGTCCGCCGGTCCAGAGTGGGTGGAGCGCACGGCTGGGAACATGATAACGCTCGACGCGGCCGGGACCGGCCACGAACTGGTCGACCGGGAGAGGCGTCTTTTCAAACTCGGGATAACGACGCCGCTCGGGATCGTGCGCGACGGCGTCTTTCGGAAGGCCAAGACCCTTCCCCCGCACTTTTCGCGCGTCCGGCGCGCCAACGTCTCCGACTTCGCGTTCTTCGAGCAGTACGCTGGCGATGTCGAGGTCGGTTTCCTTCGAAGCGGCGACGACACGATCGAGTTTCCCGTGGGGATACCCGGCGACAGGTCGTTCCAGTACCATGTCGGTGTGTTCGCGACCACGGGTATGGGGAAAAGCAACCTCATGAAGGTCCTCGCCGGAAGTTGCCTCTCCCTTGGGAAGTACGGCCTGTTGATCTTCGATCCACATGGCGAGTACTATGACGGCGGAGGAGGCGGCCGCAGCGGCCTCATCCACCATCCGTTGGCCGCGAAGAACCTCGTCGTCTATTCCACCCGGAAACTCCGAGGCGCCTACAACAAGCTCACGTTGTCCGCGCATGAGATCGAGATCTCGGATCTTCGGAACCTCTTCGAGTTCTCGCAACCGCAAGTCGATTTCATGGACGCGGCCAAGGCCCGTTACGGCAAAGCGTGGTTCGTCGAGGTCGGGGAGAAGAACGAGCCTCAACTCCAAGGCGAGGTCGCGGGGAACTTCCACGAGGGGACGATTTCCGTGGTCAAGCGGAAGATCCGGCGACTCGTCAAGAACGGACTTGTGCACCGCGACGCTGAGGTCACGGTCTCGTCGCGCATTATCAGGGAACTTCGCGCGGGCAAGGTCGTGCTCATAGACACCGGCGGACTGACCGAATCGGAAGAACTCCTGGTGGCGACCGTGCTTGCACGCGCGGTGTTCGAGGCGAACCGCAATTCGTTCGGCGAGCCCGAATTCGAGACGTTCCCCCCTGTCCTCGTGACCCTCGAAGAGGCGCAGCGGGTCCTCGGGAAGGGCACGTCCGGTAGTGCAAACGTCTTCGCGCAGATCGCGCGAGAGGGCCGCAAGTTCAAGACCGGCATCTGCGCCGTGACGCAGCAGCCGAAGCTTCTCGACACCGAGGTCATCAGCCAGTTCAACACACTTTTCATCCTCGGCCTCTCCGACAAGCGCGACCGGGACATCCTCCAGGACTCGGCAAAGCAGGACATCACGCGGCTCGAGACGGAGATACAGATGCTCATGCCCGGCGAGGCGATCATCACGTCCCCGTACACGCCCTTCGCGGTCCCTGCGACGATCCATCTCTACGAGACTTGGCTCCAAAGTCTCCCGAAGGCCCAGGTGGCGCCCATGCGCGTCGTCGAGGTAAAGGAGGATTTCTTCTGA
- a CDS encoding DNA double-strand break repair nuclease NurA, translating to MDDASLGAAARSLSTLAARHTGLPLEVKSVLPSVPAEVAAIDGSSAEVLKGGGVTVGLVRVGVVEVSRGKVFRRPGEAQLEVFDPTVENRAIRRLSDSLGVSLETRPAAWSLEVFRELSEYAAARELVESLSPGGLLLIDGSFQDPVVGAKGLEALLGRASARGVFVAAVSKSTRLRHGGVSALSAAWMAGEHTSSESPWEARVPQPQASTFVTFVAKLHGKSRVAFRIDTAIDDAATVIGKIAGLAGDPAYLGYPYPLALAHNVALIPDEFVQDVKHRLRSRAAAEGLDESQWALLFDDYHEVLELGA from the coding sequence GTGGATGATGCATCGCTCGGCGCGGCGGCACGGTCTCTTTCTACCCTTGCAGCGCGGCACACGGGGCTGCCGCTCGAGGTCAAGAGTGTCCTGCCAAGTGTTCCCGCCGAGGTCGCGGCAATCGACGGGAGTTCGGCGGAGGTCCTCAAAGGCGGGGGCGTGACCGTAGGGCTGGTGCGCGTCGGCGTGGTCGAGGTCAGCAGGGGGAAGGTCTTTCGGCGGCCGGGGGAAGCGCAACTGGAAGTGTTCGATCCCACGGTGGAGAACCGGGCGATCCGCCGCTTGTCTGACTCTCTGGGCGTTTCACTCGAGACACGGCCCGCCGCGTGGTCGCTTGAGGTGTTCCGGGAGCTGTCAGAGTACGCCGCAGCGCGCGAACTCGTGGAATCGCTTTCGCCGGGCGGGCTCCTGTTGATCGACGGGTCGTTCCAAGATCCCGTGGTGGGAGCGAAGGGCTTGGAGGCGCTTCTCGGGCGCGCGAGTGCCCGGGGCGTTTTCGTCGCGGCCGTTTCCAAGTCGACGAGGTTGCGCCATGGCGGTGTCTCCGCGCTCTCGGCGGCGTGGATGGCGGGAGAGCACACATCTTCCGAGTCTCCTTGGGAAGCTCGCGTCCCGCAACCACAGGCATCGACATTTGTCACGTTTGTCGCAAAACTCCATGGGAAATCGCGCGTCGCGTTCCGGATTGACACCGCGATCGATGACGCCGCCACTGTCATCGGCAAGATCGCTGGTCTCGCCGGGGACCCCGCCTACCTCGGCTACCCGTACCCCTTGGCCCTCGCCCACAACGTGGCCCTGATCCCAGACGAGTTCGTCCAAGACGTGAAGCACCGGCTGCGCTCGCGTGCGGCCGCCGAGGGCCTCGACGAGTCCCAATGGGCGCTCCTCTTCGACGATTACCATGAAGTGTTGGAACTCGGGGCTTGA
- a CDS encoding exonuclease SbcCD subunit D — protein MRILHVSDTHIGYANYGRLNARGFNQREEDVFNAFRQVVDRAIEEKPALVLHTGDLFDSVRPSNRAVTFAMGEIRRLTKAGIPFVAIAGNHESPRLRETGSVFRFLEFIDGVSAVYKGKREVLTFGDLKIHAVPHGGTHEAMMQELREAAAEPGPGINVLATHAGVVGIADSGSMEFNEVVVPESAFNEGFDYIALGHYHRATEVRKNAWYAGSTERMSFNEAGQEKGFLWVDLPEAKVTFEPVLTRDMVTLPAVDCSLLKDSEVGAMIVERIEASEPGGKVVRLQVLNIPRHVYAALDFAKIKRLTSTALHFQVKYEISSDGVNLSADGAAIGALAEEFDRFYSSYQADGLERERLRSIAIQHLGAGVSK, from the coding sequence ATGAGGATTCTACACGTATCGGACACGCACATCGGCTACGCAAACTATGGACGGCTCAACGCGCGCGGTTTCAACCAGCGCGAGGAGGACGTCTTCAACGCCTTCAGGCAGGTCGTCGACCGGGCCATCGAGGAGAAGCCGGCGTTGGTGCTCCACACGGGCGACCTTTTCGATTCGGTGCGTCCTTCGAACCGCGCGGTGACCTTCGCGATGGGCGAGATCCGGCGCCTGACGAAGGCGGGGATACCGTTCGTCGCGATCGCCGGGAACCACGAGTCCCCGAGGCTACGCGAGACGGGGAGTGTTTTCCGGTTCCTCGAATTCATCGACGGCGTTTCCGCGGTCTACAAGGGGAAGCGCGAGGTCTTGACCTTCGGGGACCTGAAGATACATGCGGTCCCCCACGGCGGGACCCATGAGGCGATGATGCAGGAGCTTCGCGAGGCCGCTGCCGAGCCTGGGCCCGGGATCAACGTCCTTGCCACCCACGCGGGTGTCGTCGGGATAGCGGACTCCGGCTCCATGGAGTTCAACGAGGTCGTGGTCCCCGAGAGCGCTTTCAACGAGGGCTTCGATTACATCGCGCTCGGCCATTATCATCGCGCCACCGAGGTCAGGAAGAACGCGTGGTACGCGGGTTCGACGGAGCGCATGAGCTTCAACGAGGCGGGCCAGGAGAAGGGTTTCCTCTGGGTCGATCTGCCGGAAGCCAAGGTGACTTTCGAGCCCGTTCTCACGCGCGACATGGTAACTCTCCCGGCCGTCGATTGCAGTCTCCTCAAGGATTCCGAGGTCGGCGCCATGATCGTGGAGAGGATCGAGGCGAGCGAACCCGGGGGGAAAGTGGTCCGGTTGCAGGTCCTGAACATCCCTCGCCACGTCTACGCGGCCCTAGACTTCGCGAAGATCAAGAGGCTCACCTCCACCGCGTTGCATTTCCAGGTGAAGTACGAGATCAGTTCCGACGGTGTCAACCTCTCTGCGGACGGGGCGGCGATCGGCGCCCTCGCCGAGGAGTTCGACCGCTTCTACTCGTCCTACCAGGCGGACGGGCTGGAGCGGGAACGCTTGCGTTCCATTGCGATCCAACATCTCGGCGCGGGGGTGTCGAAATGA